acatcaaaggtgttagaaatttttggggtgcaattatacggttagtagttcaattgatgcttttataataaaacaagGTATGTGTCTTTTTACatacaacatatgtttcaatttctatttatacaaaatgtgtgcaacatatgctaaaaagaatttgttgatgatctgctccatcatgtatcactttaacaattatgcaaacgtacgttcaaaaaagaagaaataaatgtaaggtaacgcggaccacacatcttcatttaatcatgatttaggatatcgtaattcgcatatcaagaacaagttttcatcaaaatcatggtatattagttgaaataattcaataatttcaaaaataaattaactgatacttttaatgatgtataatatatttaaaatttaaaatttcagtattaatttcgaatataattttgaacatagataatatggtaatggtctctatatcctaacgaatttgaatatagatatATCAtttcaaatgtagtttttgatccataatttttttttaaaatatactcccttcgtctcaTTTAATTAAGTGACCTTATTTGATTTTCACGGAgatttaagaaaaatgtagtaaaaaaatagtaaatttagttggaaagtgggtaaagtggcggaatatattaaaatttaataatagatttgagatagcgGAGGTAAGCAGtaagtgtaatagtgtttatttaataaaaaagagtataaaatagagaagtagtgggtgtaatagtgtttaaaaatagtaagtataataagttcattattttagagatgtcccaaaaaggaatatgGGTCatataaattgggacggagagaatagtacttattattattattattaatgctattaggttgcaaatattacatttttcatatttacatattttgtcaaaaaataaaacgtaataggtacgctcgaaacaatataatgacacacggatattatttaaaatacaatataaacTCAAGACCGGTACGataacaatatgatgacacatgaatattatttaaaacacggCAAAAACTagaggcccgtgcctcgcacgggcttttatgctagttggGTCATTATTTTGGAAGAAAACCAATGATGTATTgctgtttaaaattttacatttgaTTTTGAGCCCCCTAAATCTTAGTTCTAATTCCGCCAATGTATACAACTATTgaagtttatataatttttatcatttatttataagtattttttaatattaatatatgttattaacaatatttttttaatttttaattaattataaatatttttttcatattttttatttcttcatttataataaaacaatattatttatcttgtatCAGTTACATGATAAGTTCATATTTATCTTGGAGCTGAAGACATTAGAGTCAAGAAGATTCACGTTTATTCAGGTAAAttctttatttgatttttatgcatctatttataagtatatttttaatattaatgtatatatattattgatggtagttttgttttttatttttaacaacaatataaattatattgttatatattttagttcattatttatataaaaaattattatttatctaATATCAGTTAcgtgataattttaaaaaataatgatggAATTTTTTGCTTTTAGTACGTTAAAAAATTGTTGTGTCGTAGGTTTATGGTTATGAATTGagagttttttatttttgcttttTTCTATTTCAAGAATAATTTAGAGATGATAAAAAACATATGTCTAAAAGgatataatgaaaaaaaatataacaaaaattttatactatcaatacttatttattataatattataaataatataaaaatttagcatGAAATTTCAATTATGATattgtttattaaattttagttaaCGATGTGGAGCTTCCAGATATCAGGTAGTGGTAAACAGAATGTGTACACACTATAAACAATTACCAACAGCAACCGTCCGCGTTTATTTTGTGGGACGCATGAAGGAACAATTGGGTCCCACAAACATGTCCAGCTGATCGTCATGATCTCCGCCGTTGATTCCTTCCGCATATAAGTTtcgattttaatttaatttcgaTTGTAATTTAATACTATCCCTCTCATCTCCatttattcaataaaaatagACTCATCTCTTTCTCAGCTAACCTCCCTGTCACTGTGTGTAATACACACACGCATATAGTTCATCTTCCCCAATTCTGTTAAGAAGATCAAGTTCATGTAATCTGTAAGTATAGATTTGTGTATGTATACATTTAATGATGACAaatgtggctgagattaggagTTTAGAGAAAGGAATAGAGTGAGATTGAGTTGGTTAGGGTTTataagagagagggagaggagaGATGCCGATGAGTAGATATGAGATACGAAATGAGTATAGTTTAGCTGATCCAGAGATATATGGAGGAGCTGATAaagatgataatgatccagaaGCTTTGCTTGAAGCTGTTGCCATGGCTGGTCTCGTTGGTGTTTTACGTCAATTAGGCGACCTTGCTCAGTCcgtacatctctctctctctctctcccccctctctatTGTTTTTTTATGTTCTTTGTTTGTGTGTTTCTAATGCTTTGAATTTCACATGTTAAGTCATGATATGCTTCATTTGTAATTAAAACTgaagttaattatattttcatatgcttataattttatataattctatGTCTCCATGTGTTGGATATAccgttttttataaatatatatttgttctttttagtcattttaagttgttgtgATTGTTTGGTTGATATACGAATTTATGTAAGTCTTGGGGATCGAATACATGAATTTGTAGTTTAGGATGTTTGTATACAGCTAGAGGCCGAGATCTTATGGAATTTTGAACTTTTTGACTTGTGATTAAGTTGATGTCAATTGCCAATACAGAACTTTCTGAATTCTCTCTTTCTTCCCTATATTCCTAACAATTTCTCCGAAGAAACTGTACAACTTCCTAATTTGTTTTTGTCCATTGGTACTTTTGAGCTTTTAGGATTGCTTTTCGTGAAAAAGTTGAGCTTCTATTAAGCTCAAgtgtaatataaatttacaatGGCTCTGTTCATTGTTAAACTATTAGGTTGCGCACTACAATAGTTTAGCACTCTTCTTTCATGATAGTTACTGTAAAGGGAGTTGTATAATACAGATTACAGAATTATCTCTTTTCTCTGTGAAGGAATAACCATAGTGTAGGTTTAAATTTATGTAGGAATGCTTTACTGAAAGAATTGCATGTAACAGTTGTTCCTTGCATGCTACAGGTTCGCCGCTGAGGTATTTCACGATTTACATGAAGAAGTGATGGTAACAGCTACAAGAGGCCATGGTTTAACTGTTCGTGTGAAACAGCTTGAAGCTGATTTTCCTGTGATAGAGAAGGCAATTTTATCACAAACGAGTCCCTTGGCTTTTTATTCTAATCAAGGTTTGTGTGGCAACTTAATCTTTTaagttgtgtttggttggggagaatggaatggaatgagtaaaaataaaGCAAAACAATGGAGGTAGGAGGgaagatttgaaaaaaataagtgTGCAAAATTTCTATGATGAGATTTGGGAATACTATGAATATGAGGGAGAATGGAGCAATCTTTTCAAATTGGAGAGTTTGAGATCTAATTTTGGTTTTTAGGAATAAATGTGGGAAggaataatttttttccaacatttactatattataattcaaatcttATTCATTCTTTCCAAATTCATTCATGCCAACAAAAAACAACATTATAGTACAGAATCACTTATATTGTATTCAGTATTATATGACCAGCATTATGAGAGCGGTGCTTTTAAATTCACAACTCTATTCTGGAAGCTTTATTCATTAATACACCAGCAAGGCATCTCTTCTTTAGCATGTCATGGCAGTAATCATTATAGTTCTATAATGGAATTATTAGGATGCCAAACAAAGATGATGGATATTTGAATATACAGGTACTGGCTGGCATCCTAGTCTGCATACAAACCAGAATCTAATCACTGGGGGAGACTTACCACGATTTATCATGGATTCTTATGAAGAATGTCGTGGTCCTCCTCGCTTGTTTCTTCTTGACAAGTATGACCATTGATTTTCTttataacaataattttttttatgcaatGGAGACCATATAAGGAAATCTGTTCTATAATAGATTTGACGTTGCTGGTGCTGGAGCATGTTTAAAGCGGTACACTGATCCATCATTCTTTAAAGTGGAAACGTCATCCTATGGGCTGTCGAGTGCAGAAGTTCAGAAGGATAAAAGATCTCGTAAATCGAAGGTTTGTCATGAACAACTATTGTTTTCCATTATGACGGGTCTATCCTAATTCTAGAAATATAGTTGGTAGGAACCTCAGAGTTGTTTCAGATCGGTCATATATTATAGCCGATGTGCAAGTTGGGATTCATCAAATCATGTTGCTCACTAAGCCAAACGTCTTTATCTGCATTAATTCTTGAGTAATCCTATTTACAACGTCCTCTTCATTTTATTATCGAGTTGATTCATATAGATACTATATACTTGGTATAATCATTTTAGTTTTAGTGGGTCCAGTCATAGATGATAATATTGTTTCTTAAGCTTCATAAAGCAAAATGTTTTTCACTTGGATCCTCTGTTTGTTAATTTTGTAATTGTAATTGGTTTTTTGTTGGTAGCAGAAGAAAGGTTCACGCTTGAGGAACGCTGGAACCCCAGAGGTCTTTCCAGCATCTCATGCCAAGTATGgcctttattataaatttactgTGATCCTCATCTTTTAGATCGGAatcctaaataaattatttccaATGTAATGTTGCAGACTCCAGCAGTTATTCTTAGAGGATCGTGTTGAGATTGGTGTCACTGACTCTGCAGGTTTTGTGAAACTGAAGAGGAAATTTATCAGGCACCCATTTTACTCAGAAACTGGGAAAAGTTTTATGGAAAAGTTCATTAGTGTGTCTTCACCCGAGGACAAAGTTGTTCATGAAGTCGCTTATGGTTCCTCAACCCTGGAATTGCCATTTCAAACTGCCAGTGAATCAGGAACTGGAGTAAGTTATCTGAAAGAATCAATGAGTGTAGAGAGGACTGTGCTAACACCAATTATGGATGAGGTAAATAAGGATCTCCAAAATAGGGAACTTTATTCGGAATCCATGCAATATCCTCTTGTGGTGGTTGACGAAAAAGAGATAGCAGTGGATGGTGAGAGAACAAACAATGACAACGAGTATGATAACAAGTCTGATGATGTTGCTAGTGAGGTAGATACTTTCATGGATGCCCTTGCTACCATGGAGCCAGAAATTGAGACTGACACAGAACTCAAATCCAAACATGATATTGGGTTTGAGGATATGGAAAAGCAGTTGATAGACTGTGATGCAAATGAAGAATTGCTTCAAGACGAATCTTCAGATTCTCAGTCGACAGGAAACTCAAATGCATCAGACAATGGGAAGGATTCAGTTAAAAAGAGGTCATCTAGTTTTTTGTATTCTGATACTGGAAGAACTTCAGCTGAGAATATGCCAGTAGATGTAGATTTTGCAGCTAAAGTGTCCCCATCTACTAAATCTTGTGAAGACGAGGTTACTATTATGTCAATGGAGAAGCATTCCTCTAGTGAGGAGCTTTCACCAGCTCAGGATTATCAACCTCCAAAGCTTGATATCCCTGATGATTCATCTAATGAGGTAACTAACTTGCCAAGATATAGGTCTGATTCTGAAGGTCCTTGTTCTAGTGTGCATCATTCAGATTCATTTCCGACACATATACCTCTGGACGAAGGAGTAGATAGAGGTACATTAAAGGGAGCACAAATTGTTAAAGAATCCTCTAATTATGATGAACATGACACCAAATTTTTCAAGATCGAAGAAAATAGCAGAAGTCGGGGCAATAATATACCTTGGACATCTAGACACTCTAGTGTTCCTTCACAGACAGAAGTTGATGAACCACTTGTGCACACAGCATCTGCTGAAAACCATACTCTGGAAAAATTAGATGGTGATTTAAGTGTCCTTCCTTCCGTTTCAGGCCATATTTCTGAAAACATTCTTGAGGTAATCTCCAAGAAAGGTGACGATAAATGTTCATATGATGATTTGCTTGAAGTAGAACATGAAGTTATATTTACCAACGATTTGATAGATAGTCAAATAAGTCCGCGTCATTCAGTTATTATACATGCAGACATTAAATCTTCTGTACCAGCCCTTTTGGATTCTGAAACAAGTAACACAGTTCTTCAGCCTAAGGTCCTTGATTCTGTGGATGATGTGCTTCCAACATCTAAGTCTATAATTGTTGATTCTAATATTGCATCAGATAGTTCTTATAATTCTTCAGTTGAGGAGCAACAGGAAGCAGAATGGGCAGATGATGTTCCTGCAATTCCTATTGTTTCAGCTTTCGATGCttcaaaagaagaagaaaccCCTACTAGCGTTTTTCCTGAAGCAGACAGTAGCGGGACAGGTGAAATTTCCAGCAGTATTAGTTTGATAGGAAGTAAAGCTACTGCAGTTACAACAAAATCTGATCACTTGTACTCCGGAGTTTCTGGATCTTCCACTGGTTTTCCTGTTCCCAGCGAAGCGGCTGATGATGGACTGCTTGAAGTTTCTTCCTGTatgaatttgaatgaaattggaGCTGATGCACAAGCAATTTTCTTGGATCCCCTGAACATTGAAAGTCCTGGATCACTTGTTGATGTAAAACAAACTGAAGTGGGTCAATCGGAAAACATTATCGTTGCTGCAATTGTTGAAAATCATGATAGCGATTTTGATAATCCTGTATCTGAAAGAAATTTGCAGACAGAAGATTTCAACTGTGTTCAGAATCCAGGCCATTATGGATCTGAAGTCGATAATGAAATTCTTCTACAGAACTATAATGAATCAGATAAGCAGACTACAGAGGTTAATCAGGAAATTGGATCACCGGATTTGGACTGTGTTCGATCTAAGATGAACCTTCGTGATCATTTAGACTCTGAAATGGTTGGTTATGTTCCTGAATTGAGTTCACAACCTGTTAAAACCACTGAGTTTTCATCTTATTCAATATACAGTGTCCGAAATACAGAACCAGTTTCTtctgttgaaaataatttgcatGAGCATTCTGGTGATACTTTTCCTTCATCAATACATGACTTTCCTGATGTAAGCACTCTTTCCGAACCAGAGCTCACCCTGCAGACTGATGAATTTGATACTGAACATCTGCATGTGGATGAATCAAAACCCAATAAAGTATCTCAGTTGGAAGAGTTAAGCTCTTCAAAAAACCTGGATGAAGGAAGCAGTGATGCCCATTTTGAACCTTATTTTGTTGCAAGCAAGTCTGTAGTTCCGGTGAACTCTGACAGCCTTGCTGTGGAGAGTCTGTATGGTGATAAAGCAAGCTTTGGGTCGTCATCTAAGTTGGACTCAAATCATGCTGATTATGTAGGAAACTTAATTACTTCTGCAAGTCCATCATTAGTGACACCTATATCAGAGCTCTCTCGACAGGGAGGCCAGGAAGTTAACATCTCTGTAGAGGCTCGGGATGAATTGAGTGCAGTCCATCCTGGCATCCTTCCCCTTCCTGAATTACCTCAAGTCAGTTTGCCTGAAATGCCTCCTTTGCCACCTCTACCTCCAGCGCAGTGGAGAATAGGGAGGGCTCAGCAACATGCTTCCCTGCCTTCTTCTGATAGGGACTCGGTGCTGTTCCCACTGATGTTTCAATCTAAAACCAGCAGTAACACACAAATGGGTTATTCAAAGAATATGGATGATGATTTCCTGTCTCCGGTTCTCACCTCTAATAGTAGAAGCAGAGACATTCCAACTTCCGATAGACTAGATGATTCAGAACAATGCTTAACATTGCCCTATACAGATGAGAGCCATGGTTACCATATGCTTGTTGGAGAAGCAGGAAGTATGATGCCTAGTGTTACTCCATCTTCAACTGTAACTGGTGTGGATGAATCTTATATGTCTCAGTCTGTACCTAATCATCCTTCGAGTCAAATGCATCTGGAATTATGTCTGGAAACTGAGAGCACTTCTGCAAGATCAGAATCCGGGCTCATGACGTTGTCTGACACAAATATTCCACAACCAACAGTAGCAGATGAACGTCCAAGGGATGTTTGTACTTCTGAAGGTGAAATTGCAAGGTCGGTGAGCAACTCATTGTTTCCAGCTATTGAAGATGGAACGCTGAATGGAGATCGGCCTATGAAGCTTCCGCGGCCTCGTAGTCCTCTCATTGACGCTGTTGCTGCTCATGACAAGAGCATGGTAGTTATTGTTTTTCCACTAAATTATATGAATGTGGTTTTCAAAATTCTTATTTCATGATTTTGCGGGCCTATATGCTATGTAGTTGAGGAAGGTGACCAGACGATCTCGGCCTGAGGTACAGAAAGTAGAAGAAAGAGATAGTCTGTTAGAGCAAATACGAGCCAAGGTAAAAGTGATGAAATTCTACTATTCCCCTCATTTCTTACTATTGTTTTCATTGATTTCATTTATTAAATGGTAATTGATTTTATATTGTTCCTCCAGTCATTCAACTTGAAACCTGCAGTAGTGACTAGACCAAGCATTCAGGGTCCTAAAACCAACTTGAGAGTTGCAGCCATTTTGGAGAAAGCAAATGCTATTCGCCAGGTTTGCATTATTTCCTCAAATGCCTCGTTCCTAGTATTTTGCATCTATTGTGTTTGCCCTTCTTGCAGTGGAATAATGAATAGTAAATTTGTTATCTAGGCATTTGCTGGTAGCGATGAGGATGAGGATAGTTGGAGCGATTCGTGAATTTTGTGTTCCAATGTAGGTGTCTTTACGAGCTGTGCAATACAAATCTTCTTTCATAATCTTTTTGCTGAGACGGACATGATTTATATGCCAGGGATCACAACCATGAATAGGATAagaataaaattcttttttagTAAATAGTTAATACCTGTACTATGCAATATTCTTTTTTGTCTACCCTATACATGTATAGATTACCTTACAAAATCTAGTATACTCTTAGTCCTGCCGATCCACCTCTGCCAGTGGTATCCTAAATATGTAATTTGCAAGTGTGTTACATAGTTCTATCTGTTGCAATAGATCTTTGTACGAATCATTACATTATACTTTTGTCATTTGTCAAAATGATGATATCAGTGAATATGGTACAAGAATGTAGTGCTGTGTTCCCTCAGTTTTGACCGTGCAAGTGTTATTTCTGCTGCATGTCCCCGTTAATGTGACTGGTCGGTTTCAGTGAATTGTAAaacttctaaattttaaatttataatacacTATAATTTGTGTGCTTCCAGTATTTCAGTAGCATGAAAGATAAAATTGTTAAGAGCACGGCCACTGTGCAATTTGTGGTGCAtatttctttgtttcttttctaCTTCTTCTTGTGGGGCGGAGCCCAGAAGGTGGTTTGCGGGCTGGCCGTTATAAACCATACTCCGTCGCCCGAGGTCGTTTAGCTTGGGAGACGAAAGTTTGACGCACATTCTAATGCTCGTGaaaaacatagttttataacttattttttaatctttttttttgaataaaaatttgatgtttaaatttttatacacaaaaaaaaatctcaggAATAAGTTTCGgaaatatgttttataagagttttaaaatgtgtcaagcagtgaaaaaaaaaggGTAAAGAAAttaggggacggagggagtgttttttttttttggtacgAGATAGCTGAGCGTACGACAATTGGCAGATTATTAAAAGGGCTCTTTTAACTTTTAACAGAATACTGAGTAGATATAGTTATAttacattataaaatatataatatatatatagtaaagttttatggagaccactttttttggagaccgtggagatcgtttatgttctgcaagtaaaatatgcataaaaacttataattttgcaaatcatgttgtacaaagatcattatataatttaaaatcttgaatatcatgtatgttttgcatgtagaatattatataatattttatcctgtggaatatgtttagtttgcagaatatttgttcaatttgcagaacatacacaTTCTACTTATCAAACATAGATGTTCattaacaattttaatgaattggtgatatttcttcacaaaataatatattatgcaGTATTTTGATTGGCAAAATTATATGTTTTGCagtgtttttatgcaatattttacttgcagaacataagtggtctccacggtctccaaataAAGTGGtatccatagaactttactcatatatatatatatatatatatatatatatatatatatatataatttcaatatcCTGCTAATGGTTGTTCTAAAACTTAATAATTTTTAGTTGATGCACAAAATATTGATTGTTCCTGTTCTACACcctaaaaaaagtttaaaaggaGAGGAAAATATTAATCATGTCACTAAAATTGTTATAAGACGAGAGAACTAAAAAAAaggtttacaaaaaaaataaaattatacttgaATGAAAAATTAGCTATAATTTGAAACTTGAAATAGTtttgttaattataaattaatgatgGGAGAAATGGTATTACGCCCAAATTTGGTGACCAACTTTTCAAAGTGCATCGTCATCATAACTGTACCATCACCGCTTTTTACGGCAGGGGCACGACAgtaattgaattaaaattttatccgTAATATTTCTGTACTTGGCCCCACCACACAGCATTATAATATAGGAGCAATTCTATCCCCTGTGCAGTCAAAAAGCAAAGCCCCAACTGAGCTTGAAATCAAAACATACGAAATTG
This genomic window from Daucus carota subsp. sativus chromosome 7, DH1 v3.0, whole genome shotgun sequence contains:
- the LOC108196150 gene encoding protein SCAR4 isoform X2, which encodes MPMSRYEIRNEYSLADPEIYGGADKDDNDPEALLEAVAMAGLVGVLRQLGDLAQFAAEVFHDLHEEVMVTATRGHGLTVRVKQLEADFPVIEKAILSQTSPLAFYSNQGTGWHPSLHTNQNLITGGDLPRFIMDSYEECRGPPRLFLLDKFDVAGAGACLKRYTDPSFFKVETSSYGLSSAEVQKDKRSRKSKKKGSRLRNAGTPEVFPASHAKLQQLFLEDRVEIGVTDSAGFVKLKRKFIRHPFYSETGKSFMEKFISVSSPEDKVVHEVAYGSSTLELPFQTASESGTGVSYLKESMSVERTVLTPIMDEVNKDLQNRELYSESMQYPLVVVDEKEIAVDGERTNNDNEYDNKSDDVASEVDTFMDALATMEPEIETDTELKSKHDIGFEDMEKQLIDCDANEELLQDESSDSQSTGNSNASDNGKDSVKKRSSSFLYSDTGRTSAENMPVDVDFAAKVSPSTKSCEDEVTIMSMEKHSSSEELSPAQDYQPPKLDIPDDSSNEVTNLPRYRSDSEGPCSSVHHSDSFPTHIPLDEGVDRGTLKGAQIVKESSNYDEHDTKFFKIEENSRSRGNNIPWTSRHSSVPSQTEVDEPLVHTASAENHTLEKLDGDLSVLPSVSGHISENILEVISKKGDDKCSYDDLLEVEHEVIFTNDLIDSQISPRHSVIIHADIKSSVPALLDSETSNTVLQPKVLDSVDDVLPTSKSIIVDSNIASDSSYNSSVEEQQEAEWADDVPAIPIVSAFDASKEEETPTSVFPEADSSGTGEISSSISLIGSKATAVTTKSDHLYSGVSGSSTGFPVPSEAADDGLLEVSSCMNLNEIGADAQAIFLDPLNIESPGSLVDVKQTEVGQSENIIVAAIVENHDSDFDNPVSERNLQTEDFNCVQNPGHYGSEVDNEILLQNYNESDKQTTEVNQEIGSPDLDCVRSKMNLRDHLDSEMVGYVPELSSQPVKTTEFSSYSIYSVRNTEPVSSVENNLHEHSGDTFPSSIHDFPDVSTLSEPELTLQTDEFDTEHLHVDESKPNKVSQLEELSSSKNLDEGSSDAHFEPYFVASKSVVPVNSDSLAVESLYGDKASFGSSSKLDSNHADYVGNLITSASPSLVTPISELSRQGGQEVNISVEARDELSAVHPGILPLPELPQVSLPEMPPLPPLPPAQWRIGRAQQHASLPSSDRDSVLFPLMFQSKTSSNTQMGYSKNMDDDFLSPVLTSNSRSRDIPTSDRLDDSEQCLTLPYTDESHGYHMLVGEAGSMMPSVTPSSTVTGVDESYMSQSVPNHPSSQMHLELCLETESTSARSESGLMTLSDTNIPQPTVADERPRDVCTSEGEIARSVSNSLFPAIEDGTLNGDRPMKLPRPRSPLIDAVAAHDKSMLRKVTRRSRPEVQKVEERDSLLEQIRAKSFNLKPAVVTRPSIQGPKTNLRVAAILEKANAIRQAFAGSDEDEDSWSDS
- the LOC108196150 gene encoding protein SCAR4 isoform X1, with amino-acid sequence MPMSRYEIRNEYSLADPEIYGGADKDDNDPEALLEAVAMAGLVGVLRQLGDLAQFAAEVFHDLHEEVMVTATRGHGLTVRVKQLEADFPVIEKAILSQTSPLAFYSNQGTGWHPSLHTNQNLITGGDLPRFIMDSYEECRGPPRLFLLDKFDVAGAGACLKRYTDPSFFKVETSSYGLSSAEVQKDKRSRKSKQKKGSRLRNAGTPEVFPASHAKLQQLFLEDRVEIGVTDSAGFVKLKRKFIRHPFYSETGKSFMEKFISVSSPEDKVVHEVAYGSSTLELPFQTASESGTGVSYLKESMSVERTVLTPIMDEVNKDLQNRELYSESMQYPLVVVDEKEIAVDGERTNNDNEYDNKSDDVASEVDTFMDALATMEPEIETDTELKSKHDIGFEDMEKQLIDCDANEELLQDESSDSQSTGNSNASDNGKDSVKKRSSSFLYSDTGRTSAENMPVDVDFAAKVSPSTKSCEDEVTIMSMEKHSSSEELSPAQDYQPPKLDIPDDSSNEVTNLPRYRSDSEGPCSSVHHSDSFPTHIPLDEGVDRGTLKGAQIVKESSNYDEHDTKFFKIEENSRSRGNNIPWTSRHSSVPSQTEVDEPLVHTASAENHTLEKLDGDLSVLPSVSGHISENILEVISKKGDDKCSYDDLLEVEHEVIFTNDLIDSQISPRHSVIIHADIKSSVPALLDSETSNTVLQPKVLDSVDDVLPTSKSIIVDSNIASDSSYNSSVEEQQEAEWADDVPAIPIVSAFDASKEEETPTSVFPEADSSGTGEISSSISLIGSKATAVTTKSDHLYSGVSGSSTGFPVPSEAADDGLLEVSSCMNLNEIGADAQAIFLDPLNIESPGSLVDVKQTEVGQSENIIVAAIVENHDSDFDNPVSERNLQTEDFNCVQNPGHYGSEVDNEILLQNYNESDKQTTEVNQEIGSPDLDCVRSKMNLRDHLDSEMVGYVPELSSQPVKTTEFSSYSIYSVRNTEPVSSVENNLHEHSGDTFPSSIHDFPDVSTLSEPELTLQTDEFDTEHLHVDESKPNKVSQLEELSSSKNLDEGSSDAHFEPYFVASKSVVPVNSDSLAVESLYGDKASFGSSSKLDSNHADYVGNLITSASPSLVTPISELSRQGGQEVNISVEARDELSAVHPGILPLPELPQVSLPEMPPLPPLPPAQWRIGRAQQHASLPSSDRDSVLFPLMFQSKTSSNTQMGYSKNMDDDFLSPVLTSNSRSRDIPTSDRLDDSEQCLTLPYTDESHGYHMLVGEAGSMMPSVTPSSTVTGVDESYMSQSVPNHPSSQMHLELCLETESTSARSESGLMTLSDTNIPQPTVADERPRDVCTSEGEIARSVSNSLFPAIEDGTLNGDRPMKLPRPRSPLIDAVAAHDKSMLRKVTRRSRPEVQKVEERDSLLEQIRAKSFNLKPAVVTRPSIQGPKTNLRVAAILEKANAIRQAFAGSDEDEDSWSDS
- the LOC108196150 gene encoding protein SCAR4 isoform X3; translation: MVTATRGHGLTVRVKQLEADFPVIEKAILSQTSPLAFYSNQGTGWHPSLHTNQNLITGGDLPRFIMDSYEECRGPPRLFLLDKFDVAGAGACLKRYTDPSFFKVETSSYGLSSAEVQKDKRSRKSKQKKGSRLRNAGTPEVFPASHAKLQQLFLEDRVEIGVTDSAGFVKLKRKFIRHPFYSETGKSFMEKFISVSSPEDKVVHEVAYGSSTLELPFQTASESGTGVSYLKESMSVERTVLTPIMDEVNKDLQNRELYSESMQYPLVVVDEKEIAVDGERTNNDNEYDNKSDDVASEVDTFMDALATMEPEIETDTELKSKHDIGFEDMEKQLIDCDANEELLQDESSDSQSTGNSNASDNGKDSVKKRSSSFLYSDTGRTSAENMPVDVDFAAKVSPSTKSCEDEVTIMSMEKHSSSEELSPAQDYQPPKLDIPDDSSNEVTNLPRYRSDSEGPCSSVHHSDSFPTHIPLDEGVDRGTLKGAQIVKESSNYDEHDTKFFKIEENSRSRGNNIPWTSRHSSVPSQTEVDEPLVHTASAENHTLEKLDGDLSVLPSVSGHISENILEVISKKGDDKCSYDDLLEVEHEVIFTNDLIDSQISPRHSVIIHADIKSSVPALLDSETSNTVLQPKVLDSVDDVLPTSKSIIVDSNIASDSSYNSSVEEQQEAEWADDVPAIPIVSAFDASKEEETPTSVFPEADSSGTGEISSSISLIGSKATAVTTKSDHLYSGVSGSSTGFPVPSEAADDGLLEVSSCMNLNEIGADAQAIFLDPLNIESPGSLVDVKQTEVGQSENIIVAAIVENHDSDFDNPVSERNLQTEDFNCVQNPGHYGSEVDNEILLQNYNESDKQTTEVNQEIGSPDLDCVRSKMNLRDHLDSEMVGYVPELSSQPVKTTEFSSYSIYSVRNTEPVSSVENNLHEHSGDTFPSSIHDFPDVSTLSEPELTLQTDEFDTEHLHVDESKPNKVSQLEELSSSKNLDEGSSDAHFEPYFVASKSVVPVNSDSLAVESLYGDKASFGSSSKLDSNHADYVGNLITSASPSLVTPISELSRQGGQEVNISVEARDELSAVHPGILPLPELPQVSLPEMPPLPPLPPAQWRIGRAQQHASLPSSDRDSVLFPLMFQSKTSSNTQMGYSKNMDDDFLSPVLTSNSRSRDIPTSDRLDDSEQCLTLPYTDESHGYHMLVGEAGSMMPSVTPSSTVTGVDESYMSQSVPNHPSSQMHLELCLETESTSARSESGLMTLSDTNIPQPTVADERPRDVCTSEGEIARSVSNSLFPAIEDGTLNGDRPMKLPRPRSPLIDAVAAHDKSMLRKVTRRSRPEVQKVEERDSLLEQIRAKSFNLKPAVVTRPSIQGPKTNLRVAAILEKANAIRQAFAGSDEDEDSWSDS